Part of the Sphingomonadaceae bacterium OTU29LAMAA1 genome, ATCATCAACGCGCCGGGCAACGGCATCGCCGACGACAAGGCGATCTACAGCTACATGCCCGAGATCGTGCGATTCTATTCGGGTGGCGAGGCGAAGCTGCCAAATGTCGAGACGTGGCGCTGCCGGGAACCGCAGGCGTTACAATACGTGCTCGACAATCTCGACCAGGTGGTGGTGAAGCTGGTCGACGGATCGGGTGGCTATGGCATGCTGGTCGGGCCGACCGCGAGCCGGCAGGAGATCGAGGAATTCCGCCGTGCGCTGATCGCCGAGCCGCATCGCTATATCGCGCAACCGACGCTGGCGCTGTCGACGGTGCCGACGCTGGCGGATAGCGGGCTGTCGCCGCGGCACGTCGATTTCCGTCCCTTCGTGCTGAGCGGGTCGAAGGGCGTGCAAGTGGTGCCCGGCGGATTGACGCGGGTGGCGCTGAAGGAAGGATCGCTGGTCGTCAATTCGAGCCAGGGCGGGGGCACGAAGGACAGTTTCGTGCTGATGGCCGATGGCCAGCACCAGACTCAGGGGCAAGGTCAGGCACAGAGCCAGTCGTTGGGCGGTATGACGCAGTCGCAGGGGTTCGGCTCTTGATGCTCTCCCGCACCGCGTCCTCGCTCTACTGGCTGGGACGTTACATCGAACGCGCGGATTTCTTCGCGCGGTTGATTGAGGCGACCGTGCGTTTCGACGTGATGTCTTCGCGCCCGGCGGGTGAGGTCGCGTGGTCGTCGGCACTCGCGGTCACCGACACCGAAGCGGATTTCGCCGCGAGCGGCGGTGCGATGACGCAGACCGACGTGGTGCGGTTCCTGACCGTCGACACCAGCCATCCCGGCTCGCTGATCCGCTGCCTCGACCGTGCGCGCAACAATGCGAAGGCGGTGCGCACCGCGCTGAGCCGCGAAGCGTGGACCGCGATCAATCGGTCCTGGCTGGTGTTCGAGAACCGGGATCAGGTCGGCGATACGCAGGCGACGCTGCGCCTCGTCGAATCGGTGAAGAACGAAACCCGCGGGTTCGAGGGTGCGGTGCACCAGATGCTGCGCAACCAGTCGCACTGGTTCATCCGGCTGGGTCAGGCGGTGGAGCGCGCCGACAACACCGCGCGGTTGCTCGACGTGAAATACCACATCCTGCTGCCCGAGGGCGAAGTGGTCGGCGGCGTCGTCGATCGCGACCAGTGGACGACGATCCTGCAAGTCGTGTCGGCGGTGACCGCCTATCGCTGGCTCTATTCGGACGGTCTGACCCCGGCGAACGTCATCGACCTGCTGATCGCCAGCCGCGAACTGCCGCGCAGTCTGGTCGCGTCGGCGGAGATCACCGTCGATATCCTCGGCCTGCTCGCCGAGCGCACCGGCAGCCATGGCGAGGCAGATCGGATGGCGCGGATGCGGGCGGCGCGGTTGGTCAAGACGCGATCGGGCGAGGTGATCGCCAGCGGCCTGCATCAATATCTGCAAGCCTTCATCCGCGAAAACGGCCAACTGCACGAGGCGATCGGCCGCCAGTTCCGGTTCGGCTGATGCGGCTCTCGATCGATCACCGCACCGTCTATCGCTTCAGCGAGCCACAGACCCGGCTGGTGCAGATGCTGCGCATGACGCCGGAGAACAGCCACGACCAGACCGTCGCGCGCTGGCGGATCGACGTCGATTGCGACGCGACGATGCGGCGCGGGCGCGACGGCTTCGGCAATGCGATCACCATGCTCTATTGCGAGGGGCCGATCGCCGACATCGAGATCGCGGTGCGCGGCGAGGTGCTGACCAGCCATTCGGACGGCGTCGTGCGCGGCGTGGCGGAGGTATTACCACCCGCGGTATTCCTGCGCGCGACGGATGCTACGCCGCGCGATGTGGCAATTGGTGCCTTTGCGATCGAGGCGAGCGCGGGAGCGACGGGGCCGATCGGGATGCTACATCGCCTGAACCGGGCGTTCAACGGGCGGTTCGGGCTGGATCGTGCGCGACCGCAAGCAGGGTTGAGCGCGGCCGACGCATTCCTGAAACCTACCGCTACGTCACGCGATCTGGCGCAGATGTTCGTGGTGGCGGCGCGATCGCTCGGTATTCCTGCGCGCTACGTGTCGGGGTACAGCATCGTCGAGGGATCGCTGCGCCCGACACCGCATGGCTGGGCGGAAGCGCATGTGGATGGTCTCGGCTGGGTGGGATTCGATCCATGCACCGGACGGTCTCCACAAGAGGAGAGCGTGCGCGTGTCCGCCGCGCTGGACGCCTCGGGCGCCGCTCCGGTCGCCGGATCACGATTGGGTGAGGGTGAGGAAGAGATGGACGTGGCGGTAAAAGTGTCCGCCGCGCAATAGCTGACCAGACATCGGCCCGGCATTCCGCCTTTATTCCTTTGATGCAGATCAACCCGAGGCACTGCGGCAGGTTAGCTTCGTTGTGCGGAGAATTCCTCACACCGCGAGTGCCTTCTTCATGACCGATGTTCTTGCTCGTAATCCAGGCCACGGCGGCGAAACGCACCAGGTAACCGACGCCGAGCATCCCGTCCTGACCACCAATCATGGTACGCCGATCAGTGATAATCAGAACCAGTTGAAGGCCGGCGCACGCGGACCGGTACTGATCGAGGATGAAGTCTTCCGCGAGAAGATGAACCACTTCGATCATGAGCGTATACCCGAGCGGATCGTCCACGCCCGCGGTTCTGCGGCGCACGGCTATTTCGAATGTACCGAGAGCCTCGCGGACATTACCGTCGCCGACCTGTTCCAGAAAAAGGGCCAGCGGACCGAGGTGTTCACCCGCTTCTCGACCGTCGCCGGCGGCGCGGGGTCGGTCGATACGCCGCGCGACGTGCGCGGTTTCGCGGTGAAGTTCTACACGCGGCAGGGCAATTGGGACCTCGTTGGCAACAACATCCCGGTGTTCTTCATTCAGGACGCGATCAAGTTCCCGGACCTGATCCACGCCGCCAAGATGGAGGCGGATCGCGGCTATCCTCAGGCGGCGACCGCGCACGACACGTTCTGGGACTTCATCAGCCTGATGCCGGAATCGACGCACATGGTGATGTGGGCGATGTCGGACCGCACGCTGCCGCGCACCTTTGCCAACATGGAGGGGTTCGGCGTCCACACCTTCCGCTTCATCAACAAGGAGGGGAAGAGTACCTTCGTCAAGTTCCACTGGAAGCCGAAGGCGGGGCTCGCCTCGACGATCTGGGACGAGACGGTGAAGATCGCGGGGGCCGACCCCGATTTCCAGCGCCGCAACCTGTTCGAGAGCATCGATCGCGGCGATTTCCCGACGTGGGAGCTGGGCGTCCAGTTGTTCGACGAGGAATTCGCCAACAGCCAGCCCTATGACGTGCTCGACGCGACCAAGATCATCCCGGAGGAAGTGCTGCCGGTGAAGGTCGTCGGCCGGATGGTGCTCGACCGCTACCCGGATAATTTCTTCGCGGAGACTGAGCAGGCGGCGTTCGTGCCGAGCCATGTCGTGCCGGGCATCGGCTTTTCCAACGATCCGTTGTTACAGGGCCGGCTGTTCAGCTACACCGACACGCAATTGTCGCGGCTGGGGTCTGTCAATTTCCACCAGTTGCCGATCAATTCCGCGAAGGGGCGTACGGCGGCGGCGGGGTGTCCGTTCCTGAACCAGCAGCGCGACGGCCATATGCAGATGGCGGTGCCCAAGGGGCGGGCGAATTACGAGCCGAACAGCCTCGCCAAGGCCGGCGAGGAAGCCGGCGCGCGCGAGGATCCGGAGGGTGGCTACAAGACGTTCCCGTCGGAGGAGCAGGGGCAGAAGCTGCGCATCCGGCCGGAGAGCTTCGCGGATCATTATAGCCAGGCGCGGCTGTTCTTCCGATCGATGGACCCGGCGGAGCAGGCGCATATCGCGTCGGCTTTGGTGTTCGAGCTGTCGAAGGTGTCGCTGGAGCATATCCGCGTCGCGGTGATGGCGAACCTGCGCAACGTCGACGAGAGCTTGGCGCAGCGTGTCGCGGACGGTCTGGCGATGGACCTGCCCGATGCATCGCCGACCGCCGCGCCGGTGCTTGACATGGATCCGTCGCCTGCACTGCGGATCATCCGCGGGCCGCTGGAGAAGCATACGCTGGAGGGGCGCACGGTCGGCATCCTGTTCGCGGACGGCAGCGATGCAGGCGAATTGCAGACGTTGAAGGATGCAGTGAAGGCCGCCGGTGGCACGCCCCTGACGATCGCGCCCAAGGTCGGCAAGGTGCCGTTATCGGACGGATCGTTGGTCGCGGCGGATGCGCAGCTGTTCGGTCAGCCTTCTGTCACCGTCGACGCCTGCGCGGTGGTCCTGTCCGACGCCGCTTGCGCCAAGCTGATGAAGGAGGGTGCAGCGGTTCAGTGGGTGATGGATGCGTTCGGGCATCTGAAGGCGATAGGCCATAATGCCGCGGCCAAACCGCTGCTCGACAAGGCTGGGGTCGAGGTGGATGAGGGCATCACCGATCTTGCCGGTTTCGTCGAGGCAGCGAAAAAGCGCTATTGGGACCGCGAGCCCAACGTACGCACGCTCGCGTGATGGTATAATCCGGTATACGACCAACCCGACCAGCGGGTTAACCAGATAATAAGCCGTCCCCGCTATTTGCCGCAGCGTGGGGCGGTTTCGTATCTCGTATCTGGGGCAGGGGCTTCTTGCGGCAACGCTGCTGATGGCGTCGTCGTGCGTTCCGCCGAAGAGCAATGGTTCGCGGATCGGGCAGGCTGTGCCGCCATCCAGTCCGCGGCAGTTGCTGCGTGATCTGGCACTCGACGTGCCGGGGGACATGCCGGGACTGGAAGGGCTGCCGGCGAAGTTGCGCGCATCGATCGGTGATGACGCCGCACCGGCACTGACCGATGCCGCACCACCCTTCCTCGCACAGATGCAAAGTCAGGACGACGCGACGCGGGCGACCGAATGCCTGACCGCGGCGGTCTATTACGAGGCGCGATCGGAAGCGGTCGACGGCCAGCGCGCCGTTGCGCAGGTGGTACTCAATCGCGTGCGGGACCGGGCCTTTCCACACAGCGTCTGCGGCGTGGTCTATCAGGGATCGAACCGGCGTACAGGGTGCCAGTTTTCGTTTACGTGCGACGGGTCGATGGCCCATCGCCGCGATCCGTCCTCGTGGGAGCGCGCCCGTCTGGTCGCCGAGGCGGCGTTGGCGGGCAGCGTCTATGCGCCGATTGGGGCGGCGACCTTCTACCATACCAGCGCGATCTTGCCGTGGTGGGCATCGAGCCTGTCCCGGATCGGATCGGTCGGTGCGCATATCTTCTACCGCTGGCGCGGAGCGATGGAGAATGCACTGAGCTTCCGTGCGTCCTACGCGGGCGTCGAACCGGGCGTGGCGCGGCTGGCGGGTGGCGTCGATCCCGCGGCGCAGGTTACCGCAGTCTACCGGAACAGCAGCGACGATGGTGGCGTCACAGTGCACCGCGGGAGGATGACCCGTGTCGCTGGCGTGGATGCGCCTGCCGCAGCGGCATCGACTGCGATCGTGCGGGGTCCGCGTCTGCTGATCGCAGCGGGCGTTCGTGTCCATCTGGGCAGCGAGGCGCCACAGAACACGGTTGTCGACGGCGCGACGATCGGCGAGGAAAGCGACCCGATCTAACCCGGGGAGTCCGGTTTATGCCGGAACCAGCGCGACCTCGCGGACCGCGCCATCGGGCATGGCATTCTCGGCAAGCAAGCGCCAGCCGTTCGGCCCCAACACTTCCAGCGGGCGATAACGCGTCTTGTACGCCATCCGCGCGGACCCCTTCACCCAATAGCCGAGATAGACATACGGCAGGCCGGCGTCGCGCGCGCGGGTGATGTGATCCATGATGATGTAATTGCCGAGACCGGGGCGACTGCCCGATGGACCATCGTCATCCGCAGCGAAGAAGCTGTAGATCATCGACAATCCGTCCGCTTGACGATCGGTCAGGCACGCGCCCACCAGCTTGCCGCGCCGTCCGTTGGTCGAACGTGTCCGGTATTCGATGATGAGCGAGTTTACGGGCGAATGTTCGACCATGTCGGCATAATCGTCTTCGTCCATGCCCGCCATGCCACCACCGGGGTGGCGAGCCGCAAGGTAGCGGCGTAGCAGCTGGAACTGTTCGTCCGTGGCCCATGGCCGGCAAGCCGAGACGACGATATCGTCGTTCCGGCGCAGCAGTTTGCGCTGGGTCGCGTTCGGCACGAAATCGTCGGTAACCACCCGTACCGAAACGCAGGCGGTACATCCTGCGCAGGAGGGTCGATATGCTACCCCCTGCGAGCGGCGAAAGCCGATCCGGCCTAGGGCATCGTTCAGCT contains:
- a CDS encoding cell wall hydrolase; its protein translation is MGRFRISYLGQGLLAATLLMASSCVPPKSNGSRIGQAVPPSSPRQLLRDLALDVPGDMPGLEGLPAKLRASIGDDAAPALTDAAPPFLAQMQSQDDATRATECLTAAVYYEARSEAVDGQRAVAQVVLNRVRDRAFPHSVCGVVYQGSNRRTGCQFSFTCDGSMAHRRDPSSWERARLVAEAALAGSVYAPIGAATFYHTSAILPWWASSLSRIGSVGAHIFYRWRGAMENALSFRASYAGVEPGVARLAGGVDPAAQVTAVYRNSSDDGGVTVHRGRMTRVAGVDAPAAAASTAIVRGPRLLIAAGVRVHLGSEAPQNTVVDGATIGEESDPI
- a CDS encoding alpha-E domain-containing protein codes for the protein MLSRTASSLYWLGRYIERADFFARLIEATVRFDVMSSRPAGEVAWSSALAVTDTEADFAASGGAMTQTDVVRFLTVDTSHPGSLIRCLDRARNNAKAVRTALSREAWTAINRSWLVFENRDQVGDTQATLRLVESVKNETRGFEGAVHQMLRNQSHWFIRLGQAVERADNTARLLDVKYHILLPEGEVVGGVVDRDQWTTILQVVSAVTAYRWLYSDGLTPANVIDLLIASRELPRSLVASAEITVDILGLLAERTGSHGEADRMARMRAARLVKTRSGEVIASGLHQYLQAFIRENGQLHEAIGRQFRFG
- a CDS encoding arginyltransferase, with translation MTAPFRFPRFFVTTPAPCPYLPGRQERKVFTELSGPHAAELNDALGRIGFRRSQGVAYRPSCAGCTACVSVRVVTDDFVPNATQRKLLRRNDDIVVSACRPWATDEQFQLLRRYLAARHPGGGMAGMDEDDYADMVEHSPVNSLIIEYRTRSTNGRRGKLVGACLTDRQADGLSMIYSFFAADDDGPSGSRPGLGNYIIMDHITRARDAGLPYVYLGYWVKGSARMAYKTRYRPLEVLGPNGWRLLAENAMPDGAVREVALVPA
- a CDS encoding transglutaminase family protein, coding for MRLSIDHRTVYRFSEPQTRLVQMLRMTPENSHDQTVARWRIDVDCDATMRRGRDGFGNAITMLYCEGPIADIEIAVRGEVLTSHSDGVVRGVAEVLPPAVFLRATDATPRDVAIGAFAIEASAGATGPIGMLHRLNRAFNGRFGLDRARPQAGLSAADAFLKPTATSRDLAQMFVVAARSLGIPARYVSGYSIVEGSLRPTPHGWAEAHVDGLGWVGFDPCTGRSPQEESVRVSAALDASGAAPVAGSRLGEGEEEMDVAVKVSAAQ
- a CDS encoding catalase, producing MTDVLARNPGHGGETHQVTDAEHPVLTTNHGTPISDNQNQLKAGARGPVLIEDEVFREKMNHFDHERIPERIVHARGSAAHGYFECTESLADITVADLFQKKGQRTEVFTRFSTVAGGAGSVDTPRDVRGFAVKFYTRQGNWDLVGNNIPVFFIQDAIKFPDLIHAAKMEADRGYPQAATAHDTFWDFISLMPESTHMVMWAMSDRTLPRTFANMEGFGVHTFRFINKEGKSTFVKFHWKPKAGLASTIWDETVKIAGADPDFQRRNLFESIDRGDFPTWELGVQLFDEEFANSQPYDVLDATKIIPEEVLPVKVVGRMVLDRYPDNFFAETEQAAFVPSHVVPGIGFSNDPLLQGRLFSYTDTQLSRLGSVNFHQLPINSAKGRTAAAGCPFLNQQRDGHMQMAVPKGRANYEPNSLAKAGEEAGAREDPEGGYKTFPSEEQGQKLRIRPESFADHYSQARLFFRSMDPAEQAHIASALVFELSKVSLEHIRVAVMANLRNVDESLAQRVADGLAMDLPDASPTAAPVLDMDPSPALRIIRGPLEKHTLEGRTVGILFADGSDAGELQTLKDAVKAAGGTPLTIAPKVGKVPLSDGSLVAADAQLFGQPSVTVDACAVVLSDAACAKLMKEGAAVQWVMDAFGHLKAIGHNAAAKPLLDKAGVEVDEGITDLAGFVEAAKKRYWDREPNVRTLA